The Cloeon dipterum chromosome 3, ieCloDipt1.1, whole genome shotgun sequence genome includes a region encoding these proteins:
- the LOC135941565 gene encoding beta-1,4-N-acetylgalactosaminyltransferase bre-4-like — translation MPTIPASKLGQNNVSASQSSCCIRLHVFYKVVIASVIILVILQYCFSAITESHKYEPWFSISHPQYPQNARGKHIASSPTGSLFERHENESQASASTNATDSGGNLPKCPPVPPHLEGPITVHKEDVSTEVLEQKLGQSLQPGGFGKPANCLAKESVAIIVPYRARETHLRVLLANLHPLLRRQQLQYAIFVVEQAGNGPFNRAMLMNVGYKEALRLNNFTCFIFHDVDLLPEDDRNIYSCPEQPRHMSVAVDVFSYKLPYAEIFGGVSAMRKEQFELVNGFSNLFWGWGGEDDDMANRIKFHKLHISRYPTNIARYKMLTHKKEKANPTRYKFLYSGKRRFKTDGLNSLKYSLKKRELKPLYTWLYVDIGSSKSS, via the exons ATGCCTACAATTCCAGCCTCAAAATTGGGTCAAAACAATgtctcagccagccagtcaTCTTGTTGTATTCGCTTGCATGTATTTTACAAG GTTGTTATTGCTTCAGTGATCATCTTAGTTATTCTACAATACTGCTTTAGTGCCATCACCGAAAGCCACAAATACGAGCCATGGTTTAGTATAAGCCACCCCCAATATCCACAAAATGCGCGTGGTAAACATATTGCCAGCTCGCCCACCGGCAGCCTTTTTGAAAGACATGAAAATGAATCACAAGCGTCAGCATCCACAAATGCCACAGACTCCGGTGGGAATCTTCCTAAATGTCCTCCTGTCCCACCACATTTGG agggTCCCATAACAGTTCATAAAGAAGACGTGTCCACCGAAGTGTTGGAGCAAAAGCTCGGCCAGAGTCTTCAGCCAGGAGGATTTGGCAAGCCGGCAAATTGTCTGGCCAAGGAGAGTGTAGCCATTATTGTGCCCTATCGCGCTCGAGAGACACACTTGAGAGTGTTGCTCGCGAATTTGCACCCATTGCTGCGCAGACAACAGCTGCAGTACGCGATTTTTGTAGTAGAACAAGCTGGCAATGGGCCGTTTAATCGTGCCATGCTGATGAACGTTGGCTACAAGGAGGCGCTCAGACTGAATAACTTCACCTGCTTCATATTCCATGATGTCGATCTGCTACCAGAGGATGACAGAAACATTTACTCCTGTCCTGAACAACCTCGGCATATGAGTGTTGCGGTTGACGTATTTTCATACAA ATTGCCGTACGCTGAGATATTTGGAGGCGTCAGCGCCATGAGAAAAGAGCAATTTGAACTTGTGAATGGTTTCTCCAATCTCTTTTGGGGTTGGGGTGGTGAAGATGATGATATGGCCAACCGCATCAAGTTCCACAAACTTCACATTTCAAGGTATCCAACCAACATAGCCCGTTACAAAATGCTAACTCACAAAAAGGAGAAGGCAAATCCAACCAG GTACAAGTTTCTGTACAGTGGAAAACGGCGGTTCAAGACAGACGGCCTGAACTCACTGAAGTATAGTCTCAAGAAGAGGGAGCTGAAGCCTTTGTACACATGGCTCTATGTAGACATCGGAAGCTCCAAAAGCAGCTGA
- the Smug gene encoding single-strand selective monofunctional uracil DNA glycosylase, giving the protein MAQCDDDEQGNVPTSSTSYPHPLSMVPNSDTATQFFNIQVWLSQQLKPVHFSDPVFMTYNPMEYAGGLYFYFLQRFCIATKRILILGMNPGPWGMGQTGVPFGDIDTVKYYLGLEELGGFIGQPSPQHPAKKVTGLKCHRKEVSGAKLWGVIKKLTNDCPAQQALLNLCVHNFCPLIFMGTSGRNLTPDEVKAGSSKEQLFNLCSIALSYSLDVLGCKYIISVGRFAEKRARSVIKTFDKSQKVLEIPHPSPRNATSRANWEENVISILSTADLLSEFSNPIQYT; this is encoded by the exons ATGGCTCAATGTGATGACGATGAACAAGGAAACGTTCCCACTAGCAGCACATCATATCCTCATCCTCTTTCCATGGTGCCAAATAGCGATACCGCAACACAATTCTTTAATATACAAGTCTGGCTAAGTCAACAACTAAAGCCTGTGCATTTTTCTGATCCAGTTTTTATGACGTATAACCCCATGGAATATGCTGGCGGActttacttttatttcttgcaaCGATTTTGTATAGCAACAAAGCGAATACTTATTTTAGGAATGAACCCTGGTCCCTGGGGAATGGGTCAAACTGGG GTTCCATTTGGGGACATAGACACAGTTAAATATTATCTTGGATTGGAAGAGTTAGGTGGCTTTATTGGCCAGCCCAGTCCACAGCATCCAGCGAAAAAAGTAACAGGCCTCAAATGCCACAGGAAGGAAGTTAGCGGGGCAAA ATTATGGGGagttataaaaaaactgacaaaTGACTGCCCAGCGCAGCAGGCTTTGCTAAATCTTTGTGTTCACAATTTTTGCCCGCTGATTTTCATGGGAACCTCTGGACGCAACTTAACACCAGATGAAGTTAAA GCTGGAAGCAGTAAAGAACAACTATTCAACTTATGTTCAATAGCCTTGAGTTATTCACTGGATGTTCTGGGTTGCAAATATATTATCAGTGTGGGACGGTTTGCCGAAAAGAGAGCCAGGAGTGTGATTAAGACTTTCGATAAATCCCAAAAG GTTTTGGAAATACCACACCCAAGTCCAAGAAACGCCACAAGCCGTGCAAATTGGGAAGAAAACGTGATCAGCATACTGTCAACTGCAGATCTGCTATCAGAATTTTCGAATCCAATCCAGTATACTTAA